One Deinococcus radiopugnans ATCC 19172 genomic window, TGCCTGCTGGCGGCCCAGCCGAAGCCCACAACACTGAGCGCAAGGCCCAACCCCAGCAATTTAAGCGGCGCGCGGGCGTCCCGCTGTTGCAGGGGCCGGGCCGCCAGCGCGCCCAGCAAGACCAACGCAGTGGTGGGAATCACCGAGATCAGCCCGCGCAGACCGATGGGAGACAGCACCATGTCGTTCACCATCTGCACCGGGTTGTGCGTCTCGGACACGATGCCCAGTCCCCACGGATGCGCGGTCAGGGTCAGGAAGGCGGCGTAGCCCAGTAGCAGGGCGGCGGCGACGCCCGCCTGCCAGCGCCCCCGTAAATCGCCCAGCAGGGCGGCGCACAGCGTTGCCAGCGCGATCAGTTGCAGCACGCCCAGCCCCAGGGTGGGGGCGTGGAGGGTCACGCTGGTCAGGAACGCGCCTGCCAGGTACAGCAGCGCGGCGCGCGTCAGCAAGCGGCGCACCCGGAGCCAACCGGTGACGCCGCTGCGGGTCATGGCCGCCAGCGAGAACGGCAGCGCGGCCCCGGCACACAGCAGGAACCACGGAAAGACCAGATCGGTCAGCGTCAGCCCGCCGAAGGGCGCGTGGACAAGCTGGGACGGCGTGCGTCCGCCCAGCGCCACGTTGTTGACCAGGAGCATCAGCAGCACGGTCAGGCCGCGCCAGGCGTCCAGCGCCGTCAGGCGGGCCACCCTGACCTTTTGCAGCGCGCCGGAGTCCGTCTGAGCCTCGGCCGGACTCCGGCTGACGGAAAAGCTGCTCATGCGGCGATGGTGCGCCCCGGCAGTGATGGCCGGGTGAGTGGTGGCAACAGTCTGTGGAGCACCTCAAAATCACCTTCTGGCCCTGTCGTCGCTTCGGATGCAGTGCGTTGAGGCATCGTCTTTTTTGGAGCTGTCATACGGACTCCGATTGAAAGGTGTTGGAAACACCTGGAAATCCGAGCAGACTTGCAAAGCTGCGAAGCAGAGCGAGAAAGAGAAAGACGTCCCTCCGGACGTGGAGTGTAGAAACCGGCGCTCTCCCGGTTCCTACACGAAACAAACGGAATCCGTATCACAGCCTCACCCTGCCGCCGCCATAGGTGCGCCACAACCACACGATCAGCAGCAGCGCCGCCGCGCCCAGACCGATCTGCGTTCCCCAGCGCGCCACCTGCGGCACGATCACCGGGCCGAACCTCCACAGCGCCGTCTGCCACACGCCCACATGCAGCAGCGCGCCCAGCAGGCTGAGCAGCACGTAGGCAGGCAGCGGAAAGCGGCTCAGCCCGCACAGCACGGTCAAGGGCGTTCGCAGGCTGCCGATGGTGCGGCTGACGATCACCAGCGGCGCACCGTAGTGGCCCAGCAGCGCCCCGGCGCGTTCCATCCTGAGATTCTCGCGCCAGGACTGCGGCAGATGTTGTCCGCCCCAGCGGGCGGCAGCGTAGCCCAGCAGGCTGCCCAGCCAGTTGCCCAGCACGCCCCAGGCAATCGCGGCCGTCAGGGTGGTGTGGCCCGCGTCGATGGCCGACGCCTGTGCCAGCATCGGCAGCACGCCCGGAACGCCCGGAATGCCCGCGCCCTCCAGGGCCATCAGGCCGAAGGTGGAATAGTTCAGCACCGCCGGGTCGACGTTCGTAATCCAGCTCGACAGGTTCACCGGGTCAGGTCTCCCACGGTGTCCACCACGTACCCCTGTTGCCTCGCCACGTTGAGCAGATCGGGGAGGGCGGCCAGACCGTCGGGCGCGTTGTCGTGCAGCAGGATGATCCCGCCGGGATGCAGGTGGCGGGCAAAGCGGGCCTCCACCGTCTCCACACCTGGGTTCTGGAAATCGCCAGGGTCATCCGTCCAGAACACGGTGGTCAGACCCAATCCCTCGGCGATCCGGGTCACCCGCGCGCTGTAGCGCCCCCCCGGCGGGCGGAAATACCGCACCGGCTGGCCGTTGATCCCGCTGATCAGCGCATTGGTGCTTTGCAACTCCGCCGTGATCTGCGCGTCGCTCAGGCCCGGCAGCCGGACGTGGTGAAAGGTGTGGTTGGCCACCTCGTGGCCGCCCCGGATCAGATCGAGGATGAAGTACGGGTACGCCTGGGCATTGCGTCCGATGATGAAGAACGTGGCGTGCGCCTTCTCCCGGCCCAGCACGTCCAGCAGCAGCGGAAAGTACATGGGATGCGGCACGTCGTCGAAGGTCAGGGCCACCTGGCGCCTCAGGGGCGAACCCCGGTACAGCTTGCCGCCGCGTATTCCCCCCGTCTGCAGGCCCTTTTGCTGCTCCAGCTTCTCGGCCAGCAGTGCGGCGCGGGTGCCCGCGAAGATGGGCAGACGTTCAAGGTCCTGAAGCGGCGTCAGTTTCGGGGCGGGCGCGGCGGCCCTGTCCCCCACCCAGACCCGTTCGTAGCTGCCCGCTTTCAGGGCTGCCGCGTACGTGGCCTGACGGCTGCGCGGCACCGAGAGCGTCAGCAGCGGCAGCGGCCCCCCGAAGCCGCCGTAATCGCCCGCCCGGTACACGCTGACATCCACCTCGGCCAGTCCGGGATCGGCGCGGTAGCTCGCGGCCGTCACCGCCTGGGCCAGCGCCGTCAGGGATCCCGCCGGCCTCGGCGTCCGTGACCAGCACCAGGGCGTGCGCGACGCGGATAAAGCCGTTGCCCATCACCTCCACCGCCCTGACCTGCGGGATGGCGGGCGTGAGTTTCAGCGTGGGGATCGTCGGCACGGCCCGCGTACCGGGGGCCAGCGGCTGCACCTGTCCAGTACGCTGGCTCTTGGCAGGGCGTGCATGGGTCACGGACGCGCTCTGGCCCAGGGCCAGCGAGACCAGCACAGCAGCGAAGAGAAGCAGCGGCTTCATGACCCCAGGGTAAAGCTCCGGTATACCCGTACATGGACCAGCACAGGCAACCTCCAAGCAGAGCGCCTGGAAGCGCCCTGATCTGCCGCCAGACCGAAACGATACCGTGCTATACGCGTTCTTTACCTTTGTCGGGCAGCCTGATGGCAGGTGAACGGAATCCACCTTCACCGCCCAGCATCACCCCAAAGGAGCCCCACCATGAACAAGCACACCAAGACCATACTCGTCACCATCACCGCCGCCATTGCCGCTCTACCCCTGGCCGGACTCGCGCTGGCCCAGACCGCCCCCAAGGCGGCCCCGGCCCTGACCCAGCCGCTGGCCCAGACGCAGATCAGGAACACGGCCCAGGCACCCATGATCAGGGGCAGTATTTTGCTGCCCGCTCAGCAGAAGGGCGTGGAAATGACCGACGCCCAGGAATCGGCCCTGTACGTCAAGCTGGCCAGGATCACGCTGGATCAGGCCAAGGCCGCCGCGCTGGCCGCCGTTCCCGGCACCGTCACCAGCATCGAGCTCGGCGAGGAGGACGGCGTCCTGGTCTACGAGGTAGAGATCGGCAGCCAGGAAGTCATCATTGACGCGGGCAACGGCAAGGTGCTGTCCCAGGGTGCGAGGGACGCGGATGACCACGACCACGACAGCGGGAACGACGATTGATCTGAACTGACTGCCGCCCCAACCTCCAGAAACCACTCGCAAGGGTGGTTTTTACTGTGTGCGGCGTGGCCCATGGGGTATACCGCCGCTTTACCTTCTCCCTTCATGCTGCGCTTCATGCGTCTGTACACTTCCCTGTCCCGCCTGCGCCCAGCGCTCATCATCCGTTTTCTGCTGGGCATTCTGCTGCCGCTGATCATCATCGGCGTGATTGCCGAGGACGTGCTGGAGCGTCAGCGCTTCGCTTTCGAGGTGCCCACCCTGCTGTGGGTGCATGCCCACGCCACGCCCATGCTGACCCGCCTGAGCCTCGTCTTGCACACCTTTGGCGGCCCGGAACTGATGGGCGGCGTCTTCATTCTGATCGTGCTGGGACTGTGGTTCACCCACCGCCGCCAGCAGGCCGTCTTCGCCCTGCTGGGCCTGGGCAGCGCCGTGACCGTGGCCTTCGCCATGAAGCTGCTCTTCAACCGCGCTCGCCCGGCCCTGTGGCCTCGGCTGGTGGTGGAAAACGGGGCGTCGTTTCCCAGCGGCCATTCCACTGTGGCGGCGGCGCTGGCCACCTTCGTGGCGCTGCTGGCCTGGCGCAGCCGCTGGCGCTGGCCGGTGCTGATCGTGGCCGTCCTGTACGCCTTTTTCATGGGTTACGGGCGCATCGTGCTGGGCGTCCATTACCCCACCGACGTGCTGGCAGGCTGGCTGACCGGCCTGGCTTGCGTGCTGGGAGCCTACAGCGTGCTGGGCGTCTCTTTGCGAGCGCTGCGATTGGATCATCAGGAGGTCAAGACCGATGCGTAATGGATTAAGGACGGTGGCCCTGACGCTCGTTGCCCTCGGGGCACTGGGCAGCGTGCAGGGACAGGCTGGACAGGCACAGGCTGGACAGACACAGAGCAGCGCAGGCTGGACGTTGGATCCGGATGGACGGCGGTCCCTTATCTTGCCCGATCCAGAGGGAGACTCTGAGTTGGTGGTGCCGCCCGTGTGCTGGCAGCGCACCTGCCCCCTGGTGATCGTCTCGCACGGGCGCGGCGGACAGGCCAGCGACGGCAGCACCCACGCGCCCTTCGACGCGATGCTGGACGCCCTCGATGTTCAGGGCTTCGTGCTGCTGCTGAGCAGTGACGGCGGGCGCGAAACCTGGGGCAGTCCACGGGCGCTCAACACGCTGCGCCGGGCCTACCGCGCCGCTCTGCCCCATTTCCGGCACGATGGGCGGGTCTACACGCTGGGCATCTCGATGGGTGGGCTGCCCGCGACGCTGACGGCCTACCGGCGCACGCTGGGTTTTCCCATCCATGCGGTGGCATTGGTGGCGGGCCGGGTCAACCTGAACAATGCAGTGCGGACGTCCAGGAGCCGGGGCCGAAGTGTCGCGGCGGCCTTCGCCGGGGCGTCCACGCAGGGGCATGATCCAGTCAACGATTTCAGTGGCTTCGCCGGCCGGCGAACGCCGCTGCTGGTGGTGAGCAGTCCGCAGGATACGGCGGTCCGTGGCAGCCAGAACGGCCTGCTGCTGGTGATGCTGGCCCGCAAGGTGGGGGCTCATACGGATTCCGTTTGTTTCGTGTAGAAATCGGGACAGCTCCGATTTCCACACTCCACGTCCGGAACCCGTTTTTCTCCTGCTCGCTTCGCTCGGATTTCTAGGTGTTTTCAACACCTTTCAATCGGAGTCCGTATCAGACCAGGGTGATCGGGGTCATGGGGCCGCACCTGAACCGTCAGTACGTGAATGCGGACGTGGGCCGGCAGATCGGGGCGTTTTTCAGGACGTCCCGCTGAGGAGCGCGGAAAACGAAAGCCGGGTGCTGGACAGACCCGGCGATATGACGTGGTATCCAGAGTCCAGCAGCCTGCCCAAAATCGCCCTCGTTATGCCTGTGCTAAGCGAATGGTTCTCAGACGGCAAGCGGTGAACGGCTGGACGTCGGCCACTTGGTCCTGAAGCTCGGCGAACACGTCGGGCCAGACGCTTCCAGCGCGGCGCCGTCCGCCATAGTGAACAAACAGTCCTGAGATAGGGCCTTCACGTCCAGCACGCGCTTATTCAAAGCATAGCGCAAGGGGTCAGTGCTGCTGACGCGGCCGAGTAGATGGGCTCTTCCGAATTCCTCGCCGGAGGTGGACAGCCTGGATTGAGCCGCTGTTCGGTCACGCCCAATCTGTAGGCTGAATAAGTTCATATGCGCTTCCGCGCCCGGCCGGGCCCTCCATGATCCGCGGCAGCTTCTTCGCCATGAGGTCGCCCAGATCGCGCACCGCTATGGGCTGAGGGCAGTGGATGAACGCCACATATTTGCTGGAGCGCAGCTGGCTGTCGAAGCCGTCGAGCAGGCTATTGAGCATCTCACGCTGACGTGCGTTGAGGTCTTGTCCCCCGTGGGCACGCCCTGCCCAGGACGGCGCGCCGCGTCCTGCTGCGGGCGTTCCGCATCAACTCTGCCTCCCGCT contains:
- a CDS encoding DedA family protein; its protein translation is MNLSSWITNVDPAVLNYSTFGLMALEGAGIPGVPGVLPMLAQASAIDAGHTTLTAAIAWGVLGNWLGSLLGYAAARWGGQHLPQSWRENLRMERAGALLGHYGAPLVIVSRTIGSLRTPLTVLCGLSRFPLPAYVLLSLLGALLHVGVWQTALWRFGPVIVPQVARWGTQIGLGAAALLLIVWLWRTYGGGRVRL
- a CDS encoding phosphatase PAP2 family protein, which encodes MRLYTSLSRLRPALIIRFLLGILLPLIIIGVIAEDVLERQRFAFEVPTLLWVHAHATPMLTRLSLVLHTFGGPELMGGVFILIVLGLWFTHRRQQAVFALLGLGSAVTVAFAMKLLFNRARPALWPRLVVENGASFPSGHSTVAAALATFVALLAWRSRWRWPVLIVAVLYAFFMGYGRIVLGVHYPTDVLAGWLTGLACVLGAYSVLGVSLRALRLDHQEVKTDA
- a CDS encoding polysaccharide deacetylase family protein codes for the protein MTAASYRADPGLAEVDVSVYRAGDYGGFGGPLPLLTLSVPRSRQATYAAALKAGSYERVWVGDRAAAPAPKLTPLQDLERLPIFAGTRAALLAEKLEQQKGLQTGGIRGGKLYRGSPLRRQVALTFDDVPHPMYFPLLLDVLGREKAHATFFIIGRNAQAYPYFILDLIRGGHEVANHTFHHVRLPGLSDAQITAELQSTNALISGINGQPVRYFRPPGGRYSARVTRIAEGLGLTTVFWTDDPGDFQNPGVETVEARFARHLHPGGIILLHDNAPDGLAALPDLLNVARQQGYVVDTVGDLTR
- a CDS encoding PepSY domain-containing protein; amino-acid sequence: MNKHTKTILVTITAAIAALPLAGLALAQTAPKAAPALTQPLAQTQIRNTAQAPMIRGSILLPAQQKGVEMTDAQESALYVKLARITLDQAKAAALAAVPGTVTSIELGEEDGVLVYEVEIGSQEVIIDAGNGKVLSQGARDADDHDHDSGNDD
- a CDS encoding heparan-alpha-glucosaminide N-acetyltransferase domain-containing protein; protein product: MSSFSVSRSPAEAQTDSGALQKVRVARLTALDAWRGLTVLLMLLVNNVALGGRTPSQLVHAPFGGLTLTDLVFPWFLLCAGAALPFSLAAMTRSGVTGWLRVRRLLTRAALLYLAGAFLTSVTLHAPTLGLGVLQLIALATLCAALLGDLRGRWQAGVAAALLLGYAAFLTLTAHPWGLGIVSETHNPVQMVNDMVLSPIGLRGLISVIPTTALVLLGALAARPLQQRDARAPLKLLGLGLALSVVGFGWAASRHLPFSKALWTPPYILYSAGLGILGMLAFWLIADSGRVRFGCRLLAPLTIPGRNALAGYMLPLLIKFWILLQWQVNWTGRSQSMLASLLELSRTHLGGFAGGLVYTLGYVLAVWLGLAWLARRGLIWKL